From a region of the Haloferax volcanii DS2 genome:
- a CDS encoding alpha-ketoacid dehydrogenase subunit beta — MSSQNLTIVQAVRDGLYTEMNLDDEVLVMGEDVGKNGGVFRATEGLWDEFGDDRVIDTPLAESGIVGTAIGMAAMGLKPVPEIQFSGFMYPGFDQIVSHMGRFRNRTRGRYTLPMVLRAPYGGGIRAPESHSESKEMFYAHEAGLKVVIPSTPYDTKGLLISAIRDPDPVIFMEPKLIYRAFRGEVPEDDYTVPIGEAAVRREGTDVSVFTFGAMTRPTLEAVENLEEEGIDAEVVDIRTISPLDRETIVESFKKTGRAVVVHEAPKNGGLGAEITATVQEEALLYQEAPVKRVAGYDVPYPLYALEDYYLPSVARVEEGIREAVNF; from the coding sequence ATGAGCAGTCAGAACCTCACCATCGTGCAGGCGGTACGGGACGGTCTCTACACCGAGATGAACCTCGACGACGAGGTGCTCGTCATGGGCGAAGACGTCGGCAAGAACGGCGGCGTCTTCCGGGCTACGGAGGGCCTCTGGGACGAGTTCGGAGACGACCGCGTCATCGACACGCCGCTGGCCGAATCGGGCATCGTCGGCACGGCCATCGGCATGGCCGCGATGGGACTGAAGCCGGTCCCCGAGATTCAGTTCTCCGGCTTCATGTACCCCGGATTCGACCAAATCGTGAGCCACATGGGGCGGTTCCGCAACCGCACCCGCGGCCGCTACACGCTCCCCATGGTGCTTCGTGCGCCCTACGGCGGCGGCATCCGCGCCCCCGAGTCGCACTCGGAGTCCAAGGAGATGTTCTACGCGCACGAGGCCGGCCTGAAGGTCGTCATCCCCTCGACGCCGTACGACACGAAGGGACTGCTCATCTCCGCCATCCGCGACCCCGACCCGGTCATCTTCATGGAGCCGAAGCTCATCTACCGGGCGTTCCGCGGCGAAGTCCCGGAAGACGACTACACGGTCCCCATCGGCGAGGCCGCGGTTCGCCGCGAGGGCACGGACGTGTCCGTGTTCACCTTCGGCGCGATGACGCGCCCGACGCTGGAGGCCGTCGAGAACCTCGAAGAAGAGGGTATCGACGCCGAGGTCGTGGACATCCGAACCATCTCGCCGCTCGACCGCGAGACCATCGTGGAGTCGTTCAAGAAGACCGGCCGCGCGGTGGTCGTCCACGAGGCCCCGAAGAACGGCGGCCTCGGAGCCGAAATCACGGCGACGGTTCAGGAGGAGGCGCTGCTCTATCAGGAAGCGCCGGTCAAGCGCGTCGCGGGCTACGACGTGCCGTACCCGCTGTACGCGCTGGAGGACTACTACCTCCCGTCGGTCGCCCGCGTCGAAGAAGGTATTCGTGAGGCGGTGAACTTCTGA
- the pdhA gene encoding pyruvate dehydrogenase (acetyl-transferring) E1 component subunit alpha: MSVLQRDPQDRVRVLDEDGTVVGEVPDIDDETLVEMYRYMRLARHFDTRAVSLQRQGRMGTYPPLSGQEGAQIGSAIALDEQDWMVPSYREHGASLLRGLPLKQTLLYWMGHEKGNEMPEGVNLFPPAVPIASQIPHATGAAWAKKLRGEDDTAVICYFGDGATSEGDFHEGLNFAGVFDTPNVFFCNNNQWAISVPRERQTASETLAQKATAYGIDGVQVDGMDPLAVYSVTKAALDKAKNPGEGEGRPTLIEAVQYRFGAHTTADDPTVYRDDEEVEKWKAKDPIPRLEAFLRETGRIDDEGVEAIEEDVKGRVADAIEAAESDPRPDPSEMFNHAYAERTPEIQAQYEEFEALREKFGDEGFLRE; this comes from the coding sequence GTGAGCGTGCTTCAACGCGACCCGCAGGACCGGGTACGAGTGCTCGACGAGGACGGGACCGTCGTCGGCGAGGTTCCCGACATCGACGACGAGACGCTCGTCGAGATGTACCGATACATGCGTCTCGCCCGGCACTTCGACACGCGGGCGGTGAGTCTCCAGCGACAGGGGCGGATGGGGACGTATCCGCCGCTGTCGGGACAGGAGGGCGCACAAATCGGGAGCGCAATCGCGCTCGACGAACAGGACTGGATGGTCCCGAGCTATCGCGAACACGGCGCGTCGCTGCTCCGGGGGCTTCCGCTGAAGCAGACGCTTCTGTACTGGATGGGCCACGAGAAGGGCAACGAGATGCCCGAGGGCGTGAACCTCTTCCCGCCCGCGGTCCCCATCGCTTCGCAGATTCCCCACGCGACCGGCGCGGCGTGGGCGAAGAAGCTCCGCGGCGAGGACGACACGGCCGTCATCTGTTACTTCGGTGACGGCGCGACCTCCGAGGGCGACTTCCACGAGGGGCTGAACTTCGCGGGCGTCTTCGACACCCCGAACGTCTTCTTCTGTAACAACAACCAGTGGGCCATCTCGGTGCCGCGGGAGCGACAGACCGCCTCCGAGACGCTGGCGCAGAAGGCGACCGCCTACGGCATCGACGGCGTGCAGGTCGACGGGATGGACCCGCTCGCGGTCTACTCCGTGACGAAGGCGGCGCTCGACAAGGCGAAGAACCCCGGCGAGGGCGAGGGCCGCCCGACGCTCATCGAGGCGGTCCAGTACCGCTTCGGCGCGCACACGACCGCCGACGACCCGACCGTCTACCGCGACGACGAGGAAGTCGAGAAGTGGAAGGCGAAAGACCCCATCCCGCGGCTGGAGGCGTTCCTCCGCGAGACGGGCCGGATCGACGACGAGGGCGTCGAGGCCATCGAAGAAGACGTGAAAGGGCGGGTCGCGGACGCCATCGAGGCGGCCGAGTCCGACCCGCGGCCGGACCCGAGCGAGATGTTCAACCACGCATACGCCGAGCGAACCCCGGAGATTCAAGCGCAGTACGAGGAGTTCGAGGCGCTCCGCGAGAAGTTCGGCGACGAAGGATTCCTCAGAGAATGA
- the serB gene encoding phosphoserine phosphatase SerB, which translates to MRIIAFDFDGTLSDSEMTVLLGKKNGTADEMADITERAMNDEMSYAESLRSRARLLEGLEEELAEEAYGEVELRPGAADLIQRLRDYGHHVAIFTGGFERGVERALEKEGVEVDDIVSNRLPVKGGRLTGDVEGSLIEGTKDTALETHAAELDVPMDRTVAVGDGANDLPMLEVAGLSVGFVPKDAVRPACDAVVASMDRLGKLFESHGILDADE; encoded by the coding sequence ATGCGCATCATCGCCTTCGACTTCGACGGCACGCTCTCGGACTCCGAGATGACGGTTCTCCTCGGCAAAAAGAACGGCACGGCCGACGAGATGGCCGACATCACCGAACGAGCCATGAACGACGAGATGAGCTACGCGGAGAGCCTCCGGTCGCGCGCCCGCCTCCTCGAAGGCCTCGAAGAGGAACTCGCAGAGGAAGCTTACGGCGAGGTCGAACTCCGCCCCGGCGCGGCCGACCTCATCCAGCGCCTCCGCGACTACGGCCACCACGTCGCCATCTTCACCGGCGGCTTCGAACGCGGCGTCGAGCGCGCGCTCGAAAAGGAAGGCGTCGAAGTCGACGACATCGTCTCGAACCGCCTGCCCGTGAAGGGCGGCCGACTCACCGGCGACGTGGAAGGGTCGCTCATCGAGGGCACGAAGGACACGGCGCTGGAGACTCACGCCGCCGAACTCGACGTACCCATGGACCGAACGGTCGCGGTCGGCGACGGCGCGAACGACCTCCCGATGCTCGAAGTCGCCGGCCTCTCGGTCGGCTTCGTCCCCAAGGACGCGGTCCGCCCGGCCTGCGACGCCGTCGTCGCCTCCATGGACCGACTCGGAAAGCTCTTCGAGAGCCACGGGATTCTCGACGCCGACGAGTAG
- a CDS encoding DUF2178 domain-containing protein, whose protein sequence is MSQVQRSPTPRLSRQRRYRRLLFGSIGAGVLASLVLRFLDYPVLGEAVYWLGIVAALAVWRGTDVALFDERDRSLERRASQLTMTVTAVVLVLGASAARLGATLGLFEVSPFLSGALYGYVGLFGLFALCYLWVRART, encoded by the coding sequence ATGTCACAAGTCCAACGCTCACCGACGCCTCGGCTCTCCAGACAACGGCGGTACCGGCGCCTGCTGTTCGGTTCCATCGGAGCGGGCGTCCTCGCCTCCCTCGTCCTCCGATTCCTCGACTACCCCGTCCTCGGGGAAGCCGTCTACTGGCTCGGCATCGTCGCCGCGCTCGCCGTCTGGCGTGGCACCGACGTCGCGCTGTTCGACGAGCGCGACCGCTCGCTCGAACGGCGGGCGAGTCAGCTCACCATGACCGTCACCGCGGTGGTTCTCGTCCTCGGCGCGTCCGCCGCCCGACTCGGTGCGACGCTCGGGCTGTTCGAGGTCTCGCCGTTCCTCTCGGGCGCGCTGTACGGCTACGTCGGGCTGTTCGGGCTCTTCGCCCTGTGCTACCTCTGGGTCCGCGCTCGGACATGA
- a CDS encoding dihydrolipoamide acetyltransferase family protein, translated as MALKEFKLPDVGEGVAEGELVTWHVAPGDEVTEDQVLAEVETDKALVDVPSPFDGTVKELLAEEGEVVPVGDVIITIQEDGDDEEAAEAADADAEAAGSESAEGDDGASDDESGSGGRVFAPPSVRRLARELGVDLDAVDGSGPSGRVTEGDVRAAADDDGDEDDEPSGPRTVQTNGKSATAKRDEGTSASASSSAPTESADREQTLAAPATRALAKEEGVDIDAVPATEMRDGEAFVSPEAVQEYAQAQREAQAADAEAVSAEADAGTATAEATVDAASEPAPPEAGPGAGERVPYKGVRKAIGDQMQRSKYTAPHVTHHDEVDVTELVELREQLKPVAEERGSRLTYMPFVMKAVVAALKGFPYLNSQLDEENEEIVLRDEYNIGVAAATDAGLLVPVVHDADRKGMLELADEMNEKVEKARNRKIAPEEMRGGTFTITNVGGIGGEYATPIINYPEVAILALGAIKEKPRVVDGEVVPRNVLTLSLSFDHRVVDGAQGARFTNRVKELLEDPKLLVLE; from the coding sequence ATGGCGCTCAAGGAATTCAAACTCCCCGACGTCGGTGAAGGCGTCGCGGAAGGCGAACTCGTAACGTGGCACGTCGCGCCGGGCGACGAGGTAACCGAAGACCAGGTGCTCGCGGAGGTCGAGACCGACAAGGCGCTCGTCGACGTGCCCTCGCCGTTCGACGGGACGGTGAAGGAACTCCTCGCCGAGGAGGGCGAGGTCGTCCCCGTCGGCGACGTCATCATCACCATTCAGGAGGATGGCGACGACGAGGAGGCCGCCGAGGCCGCCGACGCGGACGCCGAAGCGGCCGGGTCTGAGTCGGCCGAGGGCGACGACGGCGCTAGCGACGACGAGTCGGGTTCCGGCGGGCGCGTGTTCGCCCCGCCGAGCGTCCGTCGCCTCGCCCGCGAACTCGGCGTCGACCTCGACGCCGTCGACGGCAGCGGCCCGAGCGGCCGCGTGACCGAAGGCGACGTTCGCGCCGCCGCGGACGACGACGGCGACGAGGACGACGAGCCCAGCGGCCCGCGGACCGTCCAGACCAACGGGAAGTCCGCGACCGCGAAGCGCGACGAGGGAACGTCCGCGTCCGCCTCCTCGTCCGCGCCGACCGAGAGCGCCGACCGCGAGCAGACGCTCGCCGCGCCCGCGACCCGCGCGCTGGCCAAAGAGGAGGGCGTCGACATCGACGCGGTCCCCGCGACGGAGATGCGCGACGGCGAGGCGTTCGTCTCGCCCGAGGCCGTCCAGGAGTACGCCCAAGCACAGCGCGAGGCGCAGGCCGCGGACGCCGAGGCGGTGTCCGCCGAGGCCGACGCCGGAACCGCGACCGCCGAGGCGACGGTCGACGCGGCGAGTGAACCCGCACCGCCCGAGGCCGGCCCCGGTGCCGGCGAGCGCGTCCCCTACAAGGGCGTCCGCAAGGCCATCGGCGACCAGATGCAGCGGTCGAAGTACACCGCGCCGCACGTCACCCACCACGACGAGGTGGACGTGACGGAGCTCGTCGAACTGCGCGAACAGCTCAAGCCCGTCGCCGAGGAGCGCGGCTCGCGGCTGACCTACATGCCGTTCGTGATGAAGGCCGTCGTCGCGGCGCTGAAGGGCTTCCCGTACCTCAACTCGCAGCTCGACGAGGAAAACGAGGAAATCGTCCTGCGCGACGAGTACAACATCGGCGTCGCGGCCGCGACCGACGCCGGTCTGCTCGTCCCCGTCGTCCACGACGCGGACCGCAAGGGGATGCTCGAACTCGCCGACGAGATGAACGAGAAGGTCGAGAAGGCCCGCAACCGCAAAATCGCGCCCGAGGAGATGCGCGGCGGCACCTTCACCATCACCAACGTCGGCGGCATCGGCGGCGAGTACGCGACGCCGATTATCAACTACCCCGAGGTGGCGATTCTCGCGCTCGGAGCCATCAAAGAAAAGCCCCGGGTCGTCGACGGTGAGGTCGTGCCGCGAAACGTCCTCACCCTCTCGCTGTCGTTCGACCACCGCGTCGTCGACGGCGCGCAGGGCGCTCGGTTCACGAACCGCGTGAAGGAACTGCTCGAAGACCCCAAACTGCTGGTGTTAGAATAA
- the lpdA gene encoding dihydrolipoyl dehydrogenase → MVVGDIATGTELLVIGAGPGGYVAAIRAAQNGIDTTLVEKDAYGGTCLNYGCIPSKALITGANLAHEAGNAEEMGIHADPVVDMSQLRDWKSGVVDQLTGGVEKLCKANGVNLVEGTARFKDENAVRIAHGGEGQGSETIEFEHCIIATGSRVIQIPGFDFGDEPVWSSRDALEADTVPERLVVVGGGYIGMELSTTFAKLGADVTVVEMLDDILPGYESDVARVVRKRAEELGIDMHLGEGASGWREEDDGIMVTTETEDGEENEYRADKVLVAVGRSPVTDTMDIENAGLEADDRGFLSVDDRRRTDVEHIYAVGDVVEDTPMLAHVASKEGIVAAEHVAGEPVAFDSQAVPAAVFTDPEIGTVGMTEADAEEAGFTPVVGQMPFRASGRALTTNHADGFVRVVADEESGFVLGAQIVGPEASELIAELAFAIEMGATLEDVASTIHTHPTLAEAVMEAAENALGQAIHTLNR, encoded by the coding sequence ATGGTCGTCGGAGACATCGCAACCGGAACCGAACTGCTCGTCATCGGCGCGGGACCCGGCGGCTACGTCGCCGCCATCCGCGCCGCACAGAACGGCATCGACACGACGCTGGTCGAGAAGGACGCCTACGGGGGCACCTGCCTCAACTACGGCTGTATCCCATCGAAGGCGCTCATCACGGGGGCGAACCTCGCCCACGAGGCGGGCAACGCCGAGGAGATGGGCATCCACGCCGACCCCGTCGTGGACATGTCGCAACTGCGCGACTGGAAGAGCGGCGTCGTGGACCAACTCACCGGCGGCGTCGAGAAGCTCTGTAAGGCGAACGGCGTCAACCTCGTCGAGGGAACCGCCCGCTTCAAGGACGAGAACGCCGTCCGCATCGCCCACGGCGGCGAGGGGCAGGGCTCGGAGACCATCGAGTTCGAGCACTGCATCATCGCCACCGGCTCGCGCGTCATCCAGATTCCCGGTTTCGACTTCGGCGACGAGCCGGTGTGGTCGTCGCGCGACGCCCTCGAGGCCGACACCGTCCCGGAGCGACTGGTCGTCGTCGGCGGCGGCTACATCGGGATGGAGCTGTCCACGACGTTCGCCAAGCTCGGCGCGGACGTGACCGTCGTCGAGATGCTCGACGACATCCTGCCGGGCTACGAGTCCGACGTGGCCCGCGTCGTCCGCAAGCGCGCCGAAGAGCTCGGCATCGACATGCACCTCGGTGAGGGCGCGAGCGGCTGGCGCGAGGAGGACGACGGCATCATGGTGACGACCGAGACCGAAGACGGCGAGGAAAACGAGTACCGCGCCGACAAGGTGCTCGTCGCCGTCGGGCGCTCGCCCGTCACCGACACGATGGACATCGAGAACGCCGGCCTCGAAGCCGACGACCGCGGCTTCCTCTCGGTCGACGACCGCCGCCGCACCGACGTGGAGCACATCTACGCCGTCGGCGACGTGGTCGAGGACACGCCGATGCTCGCCCACGTCGCCTCGAAGGAGGGCATCGTCGCCGCCGAGCACGTCGCCGGCGAACCGGTCGCCTTCGACAGTCAGGCCGTCCCCGCCGCGGTGTTCACCGACCCCGAAATCGGCACGGTCGGCATGACCGAGGCCGACGCCGAGGAGGCCGGCTTCACGCCCGTCGTCGGGCAGATGCCCTTCCGGGCGTCCGGCCGCGCGCTGACGACGAACCACGCCGACGGCTTCGTCCGCGTCGTCGCCGACGAGGAGTCCGGCTTCGTCCTCGGGGCGCAAATCGTCGGCCCCGAGGCCTCCGAACTCATCGCCGAACTCGCGTTCGCCATCGAGATGGGCGCGACGCTCGAAGACGTGGCCTCGACCATCCACACCCACCCGACGCTCGCGGAAGCGGTCATGGAGGCCGCCGAGAACGCGCTCGGACAGGCGATTCACACCCTGAATCGGTGA
- a CDS encoding helix-turn-helix transcriptional regulator, translating into MKNGLRTRREAADLSQGELAEAVGVTRQTINAIERERYDPSLELAFKLAAYFDCRVEDLFDPELDADLTA; encoded by the coding sequence ATGAAAAACGGGCTCCGAACGCGCCGCGAGGCCGCCGACCTCAGCCAAGGCGAACTCGCAGAGGCGGTCGGCGTCACCCGCCAGACCATCAACGCCATCGAGCGCGAGCGGTACGACCCCTCGCTCGAACTGGCGTTCAAGCTGGCGGCGTACTTCGACTGCCGCGTCGAGGATCTCTTCGACCCGGAACTCGATGCCGACCTGACCGCTTAA
- a CDS encoding DUF7504 family protein: MVFRPENASPATQPPEVSLPDSGSVLIAGPTMTRKRRLMLSILAPGERTDAGTVVVTTKKPAPSIARELSYISGSPPEQFEVIDTTSVADLLDDRADAGNLRYVSSPGDLTGIGIHLTESLREHYEASRSARVGLHVLSTLVMYTDLKRLFQFLHVITGRISAAGFTGVFTLDTGFVDERELALLKQPFDGFVETRDTDGDPEFRVRGLDDGPRSWTPLRI, from the coding sequence ATGGTCTTCCGTCCCGAGAACGCTTCGCCGGCGACGCAACCGCCCGAGGTGTCGCTTCCGGACTCCGGGTCCGTGCTCATCGCCGGCCCGACGATGACGCGGAAGCGGCGGCTCATGCTCTCGATACTCGCGCCCGGCGAGCGTACCGACGCGGGGACGGTCGTCGTGACGACGAAAAAGCCCGCCCCGAGCATCGCACGGGAGCTGTCGTACATCAGCGGGTCGCCCCCGGAGCAGTTCGAGGTCATCGACACGACGAGCGTCGCCGACCTCCTCGATGACCGCGCCGACGCGGGAAACCTCCGGTACGTCTCCAGCCCCGGCGACCTGACCGGCATCGGCATCCACCTGACCGAGTCGCTCCGGGAGCACTACGAGGCGAGTCGGTCGGCCCGCGTCGGCCTGCACGTTCTTTCGACGCTCGTGATGTACACCGACCTCAAGCGGCTGTTCCAGTTCCTCCACGTCATCACGGGCCGCATCTCCGCGGCCGGGTTCACGGGCGTCTTCACGCTCGACACCGGCTTCGTCGACGAGCGCGAACTCGCGCTCCTCAAACAGCCGTTCGACGGCTTCGTCGAGACGCGCGACACCGACGGCGACCCCGAGTTCCGGGTCCGCGGCCTCGACGACGGCCCGCGGTCGTGGACGCCGCTTCGAATCTGA
- the lipA gene encoding lipoyl synthase yields the protein MRTRRKPDWLKMRPPSGRRFTDIKSTLRDRNLNTVCEEANCPNLGECWSGRDGPGTATFMLMGDRCSRGCNFCDVTTGGMEPLDSDEPANVADAVTEIGLDYVVLTSVDRDDLPDQGAAHFAETIREIKRRDPEVLVEVLIPDFQGDPEHVRKIIDAGPDVIAHNIETVERLQWPIRDRRAGYEQSLSVLQQVTDESDIHTKTSVMLGLGEHAHEVYQTLSDLREADVDIVTFGQYLQPSRSHLDVFEYVHPDAFETWRRVAEDELGFLYCASGPMVRSSYKAGELFVDALLREGSSVEEARQAARAAAGQ from the coding sequence ATGCGCACGCGGCGGAAGCCAGACTGGTTGAAGATGCGACCGCCATCGGGCCGGCGCTTCACCGATATCAAATCGACGCTCCGGGACCGGAACCTCAACACCGTCTGCGAGGAGGCGAACTGCCCGAACCTCGGGGAGTGCTGGAGCGGCCGCGACGGCCCCGGGACGGCCACGTTCATGCTCATGGGCGACCGGTGTTCGCGCGGGTGTAACTTCTGCGACGTGACGACAGGCGGGATGGAGCCGCTGGACTCCGACGAACCGGCGAACGTCGCCGACGCGGTGACCGAAATCGGCCTCGACTACGTCGTGTTGACCTCCGTGGACCGCGACGACCTGCCGGACCAGGGCGCGGCCCACTTCGCGGAGACCATCCGCGAAATCAAGCGCCGCGACCCCGAGGTGCTCGTCGAGGTGCTGATTCCCGACTTCCAGGGCGACCCCGAGCACGTCCGGAAGATAATCGACGCCGGACCCGACGTCATCGCCCACAACATCGAGACCGTCGAGCGCCTCCAGTGGCCGATTCGGGACCGCCGTGCCGGCTACGAGCAGTCGCTTTCGGTGCTCCAGCAGGTGACAGACGAGTCCGACATCCACACGAAGACCTCGGTCATGCTCGGTCTCGGCGAGCACGCCCACGAGGTCTACCAGACGCTTTCCGACCTCCGCGAGGCCGACGTGGATATCGTCACCTTCGGCCAGTACCTCCAGCCCTCTCGGAGCCACCTCGACGTGTTCGAGTACGTCCACCCCGACGCCTTCGAGACGTGGCGGCGCGTCGCAGAAGACGAACTGGGTTTCCTCTACTGCGCGTCCGGCCCGATGGTCCGGTCGTCGTACAAGGCCGGCGAGTTGTTCGTGGACGCGCTCCTCCGCGAGGGGTCGAGCGTCGAGGAGGCGCGACAGGCCGCGCGCGCGGCCGCCGGACAGTAA
- a CDS encoding DEAD/DEAH box helicase, producing the protein MKVAEAVPEFADAFGFEEFNRMQREALPAILDTDHNVVASAPTASGKTALAELAICRTLRDEGTALFIAPLRALTTEKETEWERFEDLGYSVYVVTGERDLNPRRAARADILVMTPEKTDSATRKHDSARYSFIEDVDCVVIDEVHLLDSETRGGVLEVTVSRMRRICDPRIVALSATMPNIDDVAAWLDAPDETTFEFGDDYRPVDLHAGVKTYTHGENSFADKYRRLYRAFDLAEPHIRDGGQSLVFVSSRQDAVRAAAKARDELAKRDVPIGARGDYDFHNEAKELSNDSLAKGVLDGVGFHHAGLSRDDREAVEEWFKEGKIQLLFSTSTLAWGVNLPARCVVIRDTKHHDPLEGEVDISPLDILQMLGRAGRPGYDDVGYGWVVCDRSDQNKYRRLLREGKEIESRLAEDLDSHLNAEIAMGTIRDLDDVMSWLETTFYYRRAQSNPAAYDFEDLRSRVRDVLDRLVSRGFVEMDDDLSIDATPLGRLTSKYYLRLGTASRFADLAERDRITADDVLETVAGAADFRQVSARQSEVDAVDSVLTGVSTTLEDGPKKVLAILHASMANSTPSELRSDAWVIKQNALRLLSALREFLDTFADARAANLAKRVEARVDNGVSSDAAALTAVDGIGPGRARKLATGGLSTPADVVDAGVKELTRAGLSQGVAERVIESAKDLPAPDIDWGEFPESVARGESDMHDIRVRNDGGGGSVGVRVTVNDVEMSTKTCYLSDEVTVPVGVFGAADDELEFVVEVAFPDLPLLPIRESRTVRVE; encoded by the coding sequence GTGAAAGTCGCCGAGGCGGTCCCCGAGTTCGCAGACGCCTTCGGGTTCGAGGAGTTCAACCGGATGCAGCGCGAGGCGCTGCCCGCCATCCTCGACACCGACCACAACGTCGTCGCCTCCGCGCCCACCGCCAGCGGGAAGACGGCGCTCGCCGAACTCGCCATCTGCCGGACCCTCCGCGACGAGGGGACGGCGCTTTTCATCGCGCCGCTCCGCGCGCTCACCACCGAGAAGGAGACCGAGTGGGAGCGCTTCGAGGACCTCGGTTACTCCGTCTACGTCGTCACCGGCGAGCGCGACCTGAATCCCCGCCGGGCCGCCCGCGCCGACATCCTCGTGATGACGCCCGAGAAGACCGACTCCGCGACCCGGAAACACGACTCCGCGCGCTACTCGTTCATCGAGGACGTCGACTGCGTCGTCATCGACGAGGTCCACCTGCTGGATTCGGAGACCCGCGGCGGCGTCCTCGAAGTCACCGTCTCGCGGATGCGCCGCATCTGCGACCCCCGAATCGTCGCGCTGTCTGCGACCATGCCCAACATCGACGACGTGGCGGCGTGGCTCGACGCGCCGGACGAGACCACCTTCGAGTTCGGTGACGACTATCGCCCCGTCGACCTCCACGCGGGCGTCAAGACCTACACCCACGGCGAGAACTCCTTCGCCGACAAGTACCGCCGACTGTACCGGGCGTTCGACCTCGCGGAGCCCCACATCCGCGACGGCGGCCAGTCGCTCGTCTTCGTCTCCTCGCGGCAGGACGCCGTCCGCGCGGCCGCCAAGGCCCGCGACGAACTCGCAAAGCGCGACGTGCCCATCGGCGCGCGCGGCGACTACGACTTCCACAACGAGGCGAAGGAACTGAGCAACGACTCGCTCGCCAAGGGCGTCTTGGACGGCGTCGGCTTCCACCACGCCGGCCTCTCGCGGGACGACCGCGAGGCCGTCGAGGAGTGGTTCAAGGAGGGCAAGATTCAGCTCCTGTTTTCGACCTCCACGCTCGCGTGGGGCGTGAACCTCCCCGCCCGCTGTGTCGTCATCCGCGACACGAAACACCACGACCCCCTCGAAGGCGAGGTGGACATCTCCCCGCTCGACATCCTCCAGATGCTCGGCCGCGCCGGCCGCCCCGGCTACGACGACGTCGGCTACGGCTGGGTCGTCTGCGACCGCTCGGACCAGAACAAGTACCGCCGCCTGCTCCGCGAGGGCAAGGAAATCGAGTCGCGCCTCGCAGAGGACCTCGACTCGCACCTCAACGCCGAAATCGCCATGGGGACCATCCGCGACCTCGACGACGTCATGTCGTGGCTGGAGACGACGTTCTACTACCGGCGGGCGCAGTCGAACCCGGCGGCCTACGACTTCGAGGACCTCCGCTCGCGCGTCCGCGACGTGCTCGACCGCCTCGTCTCCCGCGGCTTCGTCGAGATGGACGACGACCTCTCCATCGACGCGACCCCGCTCGGGCGACTCACCTCGAAGTACTATCTCCGACTCGGGACCGCCTCGCGCTTCGCGGACCTCGCGGAACGGGACCGCATCACCGCCGACGACGTCCTCGAAACCGTCGCGGGCGCGGCCGACTTCCGACAGGTGTCGGCGCGCCAGTCCGAGGTGGACGCCGTCGACTCGGTGCTGACGGGCGTCTCGACCACGCTCGAAGACGGCCCGAAGAAGGTGCTCGCCATCCTCCACGCCAGCATGGCGAACTCGACGCCGAGCGAACTCCGGAGCGACGCGTGGGTCATCAAGCAGAACGCGCTCCGACTCCTCTCGGCGCTCCGGGAGTTCCTCGACACCTTCGCGGACGCCCGCGCGGCCAACCTCGCGAAGCGCGTCGAGGCCCGCGTCGACAACGGCGTCAGCAGCGACGCCGCGGCGCTCACGGCCGTCGACGGCATCGGTCCCGGTCGCGCGCGAAAGCTCGCCACCGGCGGCCTCTCGACCCCGGCCGACGTGGTCGACGCCGGCGTGAAGGAACTCACTCGCGCGGGCCTCTCGCAGGGCGTCGCCGAGCGCGTCATCGAGAGCGCGAAGGACCTCCCCGCGCCCGACATCGACTGGGGCGAGTTCCCCGAGTCGGTCGCCCGCGGCGAGAGCGACATGCACGACATCCGCGTTCGAAACGACGGCGGCGGCGGCTCGGTCGGTGTCCGCGTCACCGTCAACGACGTTGAGATGTCGACGAAGACGTGCTACCTCTCCGACGAGGTGACCGTCCCCGTCGGCGTCTTCGGCGCGGCGGACGACGAACTGGAGTTCGTCGTGGAGGTCGCGTTCCCCGACCTGCCGCTGCTCCCGATTCGGGAGTCGCGGACGGTTCGGGTCGAATAG